In a single window of the Rhodamnia argentea isolate NSW1041297 chromosome 2, ASM2092103v1, whole genome shotgun sequence genome:
- the LOC115749956 gene encoding uncharacterized protein LOC115749956 isoform X2 produces MEEGKAKFAAVTDPVPKLDSASSLRSSGPPVKRSKPPSLVSLCVGVVGKHLEDIITDLEEIAVTFPADIKMAVAAIARRRRLLDNNVIVSLADGSWEILDISGSNVSDVGLIKLAGICRSLRAVDISRCANITVAGVSGVLQHCHSLETLRCGGCPRSDYTARCCLGILKPKLHDVDGDSWEELDAAEIIDGAHSLRWLVWPRIDKNTLEDFSAECPRITVNPKPSPFTQRWTQAPREAWPDVILDETFVKDIDPETWAVSGLRPRRISAPLSSPTSELSVAEKFRLAFLERDNRLAPKRAKNVRQRQRRAEKELMTMDTRAKALALASKLSRSLNNRH; encoded by the exons ATGGAAGAGGGCAAAGCAAAGTTCGCCGCAGTCACCGATCCCGTTCCCAAACTCGATTCCGCCTCCTCGCTCCGATCGTCAG GGCCGCCAGTCAAGAGGTCAAAGCCACCAAGTCTGGTCAGTCTCTGTGTTGGGGTTGTCGGCAAGCACTTGGAGGATATAATTACAGATTTGGAAGAGATTGCCGTTACCTTCCCTGCGGATATTAAG ATGGCAGTGGCAGCAATTGCTCGGAGGAGACGGTTACTTGATAACAATGTAATTGTTTCTTTGGCTGATGGTTCATGGGAGATCCTTGACATCTCAGGTTCAAATGTTTCTGATGTGGGATTGATTAAATTAGCTGGAATATGCAGGTCTCTTCGAGCTGTGGATATAAG TCGGTGTGCAAATATCACTGTGGCTGGTGTTTCTGGAGTTTTGCAGCATTGTCATTCGCTAGAAACTTTGAGATGTGG AGGGTGCCCGAGGAGTGACTACACAGCACGTTGTTGTTTGGGCATATTGAAACCGAAGCTGCATGATGTGGATGGTGATTCATGGGAGGAACTTGATGCTGCGGAAATCATAGATGGCGCACATTCGTTGCGGTGGCTTGTCTGG CCAAGGATAGATAAAAATACTCTGGAGGATTTTTCTGCTGAATGCCCGCGCATCACAGTAAACCCCAAGCCGTCACCTTTCACTCAAAGATGGACCCAAGCTCCAAGGGAAGCGTGGCCAGATGTCATATTGGATGAAACCTTTGTTAAGGATATTGATCCCGAGACATGGGCTGTGTCTGGACTTAGACCCAGGAGGATTTCCGCACCTCTATCTAGCCCGAC ATCTGAATTATCAGTGGCTGAAAAGTTTAGGCTTGCATTTCTCGAAAGAGACAATCGGTTAGCCCCGAAACGTGCAAAGAACGTGAGACAACGTCAACGGCGTGCGGAGAAAGAGTTGATGACAATGGATACGAGGGCAAAGGCACTTGCTCTGGCCTCCAAATTGAGCAGATCGCTCAATAATAGGCACTAG
- the LOC115749956 gene encoding uncharacterized protein LOC115749956 isoform X1 has protein sequence MSFLFDLDRVLDAARCKFSRRKNDVSLCFAIMISNDCASLAVAVNRYCTVACYSIGPPVKRSKPPSLVSLCVGVVGKHLEDIITDLEEIAVTFPADIKMAVAAIARRRRLLDNNVIVSLADGSWEILDISGSNVSDVGLIKLAGICRSLRAVDISRCANITVAGVSGVLQHCHSLETLRCGGCPRSDYTARCCLGILKPKLHDVDGDSWEELDAAEIIDGAHSLRWLVWPRIDKNTLEDFSAECPRITVNPKPSPFTQRWTQAPREAWPDVILDETFVKDIDPETWAVSGLRPRRISAPLSSPTSELSVAEKFRLAFLERDNRLAPKRAKNVRQRQRRAEKELMTMDTRAKALALASKLSRSLNNRH, from the exons ATGTCCTTTCTCTTTGACCTAGATCGAGTTCTCGATGCCGCGCGCTGTAAATTTAGCCGCCGTAAGAACGATGTTTCTCTTT GTTTTGCAATAATGATCTCGAATGATTGTGCTTCTCTGGCTGTTGCTGTGAATAGATATTGTACCGTAGCTTGTTATTCTATAG GGCCGCCAGTCAAGAGGTCAAAGCCACCAAGTCTGGTCAGTCTCTGTGTTGGGGTTGTCGGCAAGCACTTGGAGGATATAATTACAGATTTGGAAGAGATTGCCGTTACCTTCCCTGCGGATATTAAG ATGGCAGTGGCAGCAATTGCTCGGAGGAGACGGTTACTTGATAACAATGTAATTGTTTCTTTGGCTGATGGTTCATGGGAGATCCTTGACATCTCAGGTTCAAATGTTTCTGATGTGGGATTGATTAAATTAGCTGGAATATGCAGGTCTCTTCGAGCTGTGGATATAAG TCGGTGTGCAAATATCACTGTGGCTGGTGTTTCTGGAGTTTTGCAGCATTGTCATTCGCTAGAAACTTTGAGATGTGG AGGGTGCCCGAGGAGTGACTACACAGCACGTTGTTGTTTGGGCATATTGAAACCGAAGCTGCATGATGTGGATGGTGATTCATGGGAGGAACTTGATGCTGCGGAAATCATAGATGGCGCACATTCGTTGCGGTGGCTTGTCTGG CCAAGGATAGATAAAAATACTCTGGAGGATTTTTCTGCTGAATGCCCGCGCATCACAGTAAACCCCAAGCCGTCACCTTTCACTCAAAGATGGACCCAAGCTCCAAGGGAAGCGTGGCCAGATGTCATATTGGATGAAACCTTTGTTAAGGATATTGATCCCGAGACATGGGCTGTGTCTGGACTTAGACCCAGGAGGATTTCCGCACCTCTATCTAGCCCGAC ATCTGAATTATCAGTGGCTGAAAAGTTTAGGCTTGCATTTCTCGAAAGAGACAATCGGTTAGCCCCGAAACGTGCAAAGAACGTGAGACAACGTCAACGGCGTGCGGAGAAAGAGTTGATGACAATGGATACGAGGGCAAAGGCACTTGCTCTGGCCTCCAAATTGAGCAGATCGCTCAATAATAGGCACTAG
- the LOC115749956 gene encoding uncharacterized protein LOC115749956 isoform X3 → MSFLFDLDRVLDAARCKFSRRKNDVSLWPPVKRSKPPSLVSLCVGVVGKHLEDIITDLEEIAVTFPADIKMAVAAIARRRRLLDNNVIVSLADGSWEILDISGSNVSDVGLIKLAGICRSLRAVDISRCANITVAGVSGVLQHCHSLETLRCGGCPRSDYTARCCLGILKPKLHDVDGDSWEELDAAEIIDGAHSLRWLVWPRIDKNTLEDFSAECPRITVNPKPSPFTQRWTQAPREAWPDVILDETFVKDIDPETWAVSGLRPRRISAPLSSPTSELSVAEKFRLAFLERDNRLAPKRAKNVRQRQRRAEKELMTMDTRAKALALASKLSRSLNNRH, encoded by the exons ATGTCCTTTCTCTTTGACCTAGATCGAGTTCTCGATGCCGCGCGCTGTAAATTTAGCCGCCGTAAGAACGATGTTTCTCTTT GGCCGCCAGTCAAGAGGTCAAAGCCACCAAGTCTGGTCAGTCTCTGTGTTGGGGTTGTCGGCAAGCACTTGGAGGATATAATTACAGATTTGGAAGAGATTGCCGTTACCTTCCCTGCGGATATTAAG ATGGCAGTGGCAGCAATTGCTCGGAGGAGACGGTTACTTGATAACAATGTAATTGTTTCTTTGGCTGATGGTTCATGGGAGATCCTTGACATCTCAGGTTCAAATGTTTCTGATGTGGGATTGATTAAATTAGCTGGAATATGCAGGTCTCTTCGAGCTGTGGATATAAG TCGGTGTGCAAATATCACTGTGGCTGGTGTTTCTGGAGTTTTGCAGCATTGTCATTCGCTAGAAACTTTGAGATGTGG AGGGTGCCCGAGGAGTGACTACACAGCACGTTGTTGTTTGGGCATATTGAAACCGAAGCTGCATGATGTGGATGGTGATTCATGGGAGGAACTTGATGCTGCGGAAATCATAGATGGCGCACATTCGTTGCGGTGGCTTGTCTGG CCAAGGATAGATAAAAATACTCTGGAGGATTTTTCTGCTGAATGCCCGCGCATCACAGTAAACCCCAAGCCGTCACCTTTCACTCAAAGATGGACCCAAGCTCCAAGGGAAGCGTGGCCAGATGTCATATTGGATGAAACCTTTGTTAAGGATATTGATCCCGAGACATGGGCTGTGTCTGGACTTAGACCCAGGAGGATTTCCGCACCTCTATCTAGCCCGAC ATCTGAATTATCAGTGGCTGAAAAGTTTAGGCTTGCATTTCTCGAAAGAGACAATCGGTTAGCCCCGAAACGTGCAAAGAACGTGAGACAACGTCAACGGCGTGCGGAGAAAGAGTTGATGACAATGGATACGAGGGCAAAGGCACTTGCTCTGGCCTCCAAATTGAGCAGATCGCTCAATAATAGGCACTAG